CCCCATACTACAGCATAAATCAATGCGTATTTACTAAACTTTGGAAGAAAAATTAAGACTGCTAATATAAAGTCTAAAACTCCTGCTATGTAAAGAAACGAAAGCGCAAATGATTCTGAACATCCAAAAATATTAATTACCATATCTACAAATTTTCCTGGTACAGGATATGCTCCAAAAGCATACAATCCGTGTGAAAAAAATGTTACTGCAATTAATACTTTTAAACTTAAAAAAACTTTTTGTTCGTTATAGTTTTCTTTTAAAGTATACAATAAAACAAAAGGTAAACCAAACTGAATACCATGTTCGAAAAATTGAGCGAAATGGTAGAACTTTTCCTTGGTTAAAAGAATAGTTAAAATCACTAAACTTATCCCACCTACAAAAATTGGAATTCTGAATAATTTCTTATTTGATCTTGTTATTAATATACTTGAAATTGCTGCTATTACATACAAAACGCCTTTGGCTATGATTAGCGATTGTACAAATGTATCTGTAGTAGTACTTGTAGCATATGTAGTCCAAGAAATAGCAAAAACATTTTCAATTACAGGTTTTAAGAGAGATTCATCCCAAAAAAAAGTTCGATAAGGAGCATCCCAAAAAAGATGTTGCCAAGCGCGACCAATAAAAATAAAAAATACTGAAAGTTTGAGGAGATTATTTTTTT
This genomic stretch from Tenacibaculum jejuense harbors:
- a CDS encoding DoxX-like family protein; this encodes MKKNNLLKLSVFFIFIGRAWQHLFWDAPYRTFFWDESLLKPVIENVFAISWTTYATSTTTDTFVQSLIIAKGVLYVIAAISSILITRSNKKLFRIPIFVGGISLVILTILLTKEKFYHFAQFFEHGIQFGLPFVLLYTLKENYNEQKVFLSLKVLIAVTFFSHGLYAFGAYPVPGKFVDMVINIFGCSESFALSFLYIAGVLDFILAVLIFLPKFSKYALIYAVVWGLLTALARIVANFYIEFPLQSIHQNLYEVVYRLPHGLVPLLVVLHQEFYVKTVKSLKFAK